One Lacipirellulaceae bacterium DNA window includes the following coding sequences:
- a CDS encoding flagellin — MSAIGTQSVGRTNAFVRQIERTNAQVARSLERLSTGKRINRASDDPSGFIVAEGLRGDLVELRAESRTSQTERSNLHQNQSKLAAIQSIATDIRGKLVSASDGLITDSQRQAIQQEIDASLDAIDRVASGSDRVGNSGSLGELRTGGSANVVDGDIEFAATLVESKTSSLNRTRAAIAAYERTQLDTFDRIRENQIVITTEALSQIEDADFAQESANFVQGQILSRAAAEALTFSTNELREQLESLLDGIEIKS; from the coding sequence GTGTCAGCCATTGGTACGCAATCGGTCGGAAGAACCAACGCATTCGTGCGTCAGATCGAACGCACAAATGCGCAGGTTGCGAGGTCGCTGGAGCGGCTCAGCACTGGAAAACGCATTAATCGTGCGAGCGATGACCCCTCGGGTTTCATTGTTGCCGAAGGCCTCCGTGGAGACCTCGTCGAGCTGAGGGCTGAATCTCGAACTTCGCAAACTGAACGATCGAACCTGCATCAGAACCAGTCGAAGCTTGCGGCGATTCAAAGCATCGCTACGGACATCCGAGGCAAACTCGTTTCAGCAAGTGATGGACTGATCACCGATTCTCAACGTCAAGCGATCCAGCAGGAAATCGATGCTTCGCTGGATGCGATTGATCGGGTTGCTTCCGGGTCCGACCGAGTTGGTAACTCTGGTTCTCTTGGAGAATTGCGAACGGGTGGCTCAGCGAATGTCGTAGACGGTGATATCGAATTCGCAGCCACGCTGGTCGAAAGCAAGACTTCCAGCTTGAATCGCACTCGTGCAGCGATAGCCGCTTACGAGCGTACTCAACTAGACACTTTCGACCGTATTCGTGAGAATCAAATCGTGATTACGACGGAGGCGCTAAGCCAAATCGAGGATGCCGACTTTGCCCAGGAGTCTGCCAACTTCGTCCAAGGACAGATTCTCTCCAGAGCAGCTGCTGAGGCTCTTACGTTTTCAACGAACGAGCTAAGGGAACAGTTGGAGTCACTGCTTGATGGCATAGAAATCAAATCCTAG
- a CDS encoding trypsin-like peptidase domain-containing protein — MSRALSLSAILGILLVGIVIGVNLNRETEPQLLPSAAAQPATTQRETRRALFDRGNRSQRLSGREIYTAEEQTNISVYETANQSVVNIDTKTIHVDHFMRRALESEGSGSGAILDREGHIITNYHVVDGVRDIEVTLASNNAYPAKLIGHDKEHDVAVLKIDAPADELVPITMGTSDNLRVGQRVFALGNPFGWDGTLTTGIISSLNRNLPSRIPNVDMKALIQTDAAMNPGNSGGPLLNTRSEMIGMCVAIATRTGQNAGVGFAIPIDRIRILLPELIEHGRVVRADSGIVTVMETDSGLAIVQLKPNGAAEEAGLRAFRRVVKTTKQGNFIYKSETIDREYADRILAINGEPVETGAQFRDKILEHKPSDVVTLTVLRDGKQIDVRVTLDAS, encoded by the coding sequence ATGTCACGAGCACTGAGTCTTTCTGCCATCTTAGGAATCCTCCTCGTCGGGATCGTCATCGGTGTGAATCTTAACCGCGAGACTGAGCCCCAGCTTTTGCCCTCGGCTGCCGCTCAGCCGGCGACGACGCAGCGTGAGACTCGCCGGGCTTTGTTCGATCGTGGCAATCGGTCGCAGCGGCTTTCTGGCCGGGAGATCTACACGGCGGAAGAGCAGACGAATATCTCGGTCTACGAAACGGCGAATCAGAGCGTCGTCAACATTGACACGAAGACCATCCACGTCGACCATTTCATGCGGCGGGCTTTGGAATCAGAAGGGTCGGGCTCTGGGGCTATTCTCGATCGTGAAGGCCACATCATTACCAACTATCACGTTGTCGATGGTGTGCGAGACATTGAAGTCACCTTGGCCTCGAACAACGCCTACCCGGCAAAGCTGATTGGGCACGACAAGGAGCACGACGTCGCAGTATTGAAAATCGATGCTCCTGCGGATGAACTTGTTCCCATCACCATGGGCACCAGCGACAACCTGCGCGTGGGCCAACGAGTGTTTGCCTTGGGGAACCCTTTTGGTTGGGACGGCACGCTGACGACCGGCATCATTTCCAGCCTAAATCGCAACCTGCCTAGCCGGATTCCCAACGTTGATATGAAGGCGCTCATCCAAACCGATGCAGCCATGAACCCCGGCAACTCGGGCGGACCTTTGCTGAATACTCGCTCAGAGATGATCGGCATGTGCGTAGCGATCGCCACAAGGACCGGTCAGAACGCTGGCGTTGGGTTTGCGATCCCAATCGATCGGATTCGCATCTTACTGCCAGAACTCATTGAGCATGGACGCGTAGTGCGTGCGGACTCAGGGATTGTCACCGTTATGGAAACGGACTCGGGACTGGCCATTGTTCAACTCAAACCCAACGGTGCCGCCGAAGAGGCCGGACTCCGTGCGTTTCGCCGGGTCGTAAAGACCACCAAGCAAGGCAACTTTATTTACAAGTCGGAGACGATTGATCGCGAGTACGCGGATCGAATTCTCGCGATCAATGGCGAGCCGGTCGAAACGGGCGCACAGTTCCGTGATAAGATTCTTGAACACAAACCGTCTGACGTGGTCACGCTCACGGTGCTGCGTGACGGGAAGCAGATCGACGTACGTGTCACCCTCGACGCAAGTTGA
- the tsaD gene encoding tRNA (adenosine(37)-N6)-threonylcarbamoyltransferase complex transferase subunit TsaD, translated as MTKLAKLLTIESTCDETAAAVIDGERNVLSSVIATQEELHERFGGVVPEIASRAHIERILPVIDTALKKAETSLQELDAVAVANGPGLAGSLLVGLMAAKSLSLALNKPLIAVDHLQAHIYACRMDAGRDIFPCVGMIVSGGHSSLYRCDSPLEFTTLGGTIDDAAGEAFDKVASMLGLGFPGGPAMQRAAEGGDATRFKLPRPLLSDKDRLEFSFSGLKTAVRYKLFGPANPVDVEKLDAGLIEGGLVADMAASVQQAIIDCLLGKALLAVEKTGLDTLCVGGGVAANGPFRDQLTELAEREGIELHIAPRSLCTDNAAMGAIAVERFNAGLFEGLDLDISPGLRRPGK; from the coding sequence ATGACTAAGTTGGCAAAACTCCTCACCATCGAATCAACGTGCGACGAAACTGCCGCCGCCGTGATTGATGGCGAGCGGAACGTCCTCTCGTCGGTTATTGCCACTCAGGAGGAACTGCACGAACGCTTCGGGGGCGTCGTCCCGGAGATCGCCTCGCGGGCGCACATCGAACGCATCTTGCCGGTGATCGACACAGCGCTAAAGAAAGCAGAAACGAGTCTCCAAGAACTCGATGCCGTTGCCGTGGCGAACGGGCCGGGCCTTGCCGGTTCGCTGCTCGTCGGTTTGATGGCGGCCAAGTCGCTTAGTCTCGCTTTGAATAAGCCATTGATCGCCGTCGATCACCTGCAAGCCCACATCTACGCCTGCCGGATGGATGCTGGCCGTGACATTTTTCCTTGCGTGGGCATGATCGTCAGCGGCGGGCATTCGAGCCTCTACCGCTGCGACTCACCGCTCGAGTTCACTACGCTGGGCGGAACGATTGACGATGCGGCCGGCGAAGCCTTCGATAAAGTCGCCAGTATGTTGGGCCTCGGCTTCCCCGGTGGCCCGGCGATGCAACGTGCCGCCGAAGGGGGCGACGCCACGCGTTTCAAACTGCCCAGGCCGTTGCTCAGTGATAAGGACCGTCTCGAATTCAGCTTTAGCGGCTTGAAGACCGCCGTGCGGTACAAGCTGTTCGGCCCCGCTAATCCTGTCGACGTAGAAAAACTCGACGCCGGGCTTATCGAAGGTGGGCTAGTCGCCGACATGGCCGCCAGCGTGCAACAAGCGATCATCGATTGCCTGTTAGGGAAAGCCTTGCTTGCGGTCGAAAAAACCGGCCTGGACACACTCTGCGTCGGCGGCGGCGTCGCCGCGAATGGCCCCTTCCGGGATCAACTCACGGAGTTGGCAGAACGTGAAGGTATCGAGCTCCACATCGCCCCCCGCTCCCTCTGCACCGACAACGCCGCGATGGGGGCGATTGCCGTTGAGCGATTCAACGCGGGATTGTTTGAGGGGTTGGACTTGGATATTTCGCCGGGGCTAAGGCGGCCTGGGAAGTGA